A single genomic interval of Pseudochaenichthys georgianus chromosome 3, fPseGeo1.2, whole genome shotgun sequence harbors:
- the ero1a gene encoding LOW QUALITY PROTEIN: ERO1-like protein alpha (The sequence of the model RefSeq protein was modified relative to this genomic sequence to represent the inferred CDS: inserted 2 bases in 1 codon), which produces MKLVVLVLLLQVSGCADSRCFCQLTGDLDDXIDGFNNNQLFSKLQTLLESDYYRFYKVNLNKACPFWSSSSHCGLKDCAVKPCSPNAVPEGIRSHNKYSAEEKEQPVKCEQAENLGAVDISLSKETREALLNWSKHDDEAERFCVVDDEESPDSQYVDLLLNPERFTGYRGPEAWQIWNSIYEENCFKPYTIKRPVLSSLFHSSPGSESNTFYSWLEGQCVEKRAFYRLISGLHSSINIHLSARYLLEDSWFQKKWGHNVSDFRQRFDSELTYGEGPKRLRNLYFLFLIELRALAKALPFFQQPSFRLFTGRPEEDRRHKELLLLHILQLARSIRVPVARKSLFLTLVKHPFGLQSDQLCDLQEDIRLAFLNISRIMDCVGCFKCRLWGKLQTQGLGTSLRICFLSGKLPTSNVQRPSFQLSRQEVVSLLNTFGRLSTSIRELKNFRSLLAEEG; this is translated from the exons ATGAAGCTGGTGGTCCTCGTGCTCCTCCTCCAGGTGTCCGGATGTGCAGACAGCAGGTGCTTCTGTCAG CTCACAGGAGATCTGGACGA TATCGACGGCTTTAACAACAACCAGCTCTTCTCCAAACTTCAAACTCTTCTGGAGTCCGACTATTACAGGTTCTACAAG GTGAACCTGAACAAGGCGTGTCCGTTCTGGTCGTCCAGCAGTCACTGTGGTCTGAAGGATTGCGCTGTGAAGCCCTGCTCTCCT aACGCAGTGCCAGAGGGGATCAGATCACACAA caaatattcagcagAAGAAAAGGAGCAGCCGGTAAAGTGTGAGCAGGCGGAGAACCTCGGAGCTGTAGATATTTCTTTAAG TAAGGAGACCAGAGAAGCTCTGCTAAACTGGAGCAAACACGACGACGAGGCAGAGCGCTTCTGCGTTGTCGATG ACGAGGAGTCTCCAGACTCTCAGTATGTGGACCTGCTGCTGAACCCTGAGCGCTTCACAGGCTACAGAGGACCGGAGGCCTGGCAGATCTGGAACAGCATCTATGAGGAGAACTGTTTCAA GCCGTATACGATCAAGCGACCGGTCCTTTCCAGCCTCTTCCATAGCAGCCCAGGAAGTGAAT CAAATACTTTCTACAGCTGGCTGGAAG GTCAGTGTGTAGAGAAGAGGGCTTTCTACCGGCTCATCTCCGGCCTCCATTCCAGCATCAACATACACCTGAGTGCCAGATACCTCTTAGAAG ACAGCTGGTTTCAGAAGAAGTGGGGTCACAACGTGTCGGATTTCAGGCAGCGCTTTGATTCGGAGCTGACATACGGCGAGGGCCCTAAGAGGCTCCGCAACCTCTACTTCCTGTTCCTGATCGAGCTGCGAGCGCTGGCCAAAGCTCTGCCCTTCTTCCAGCAGCCGTCCTTCAGGCTGTTCACTGGCAGGCCGGAAGAGGACCGCAGACACaaggagctgctgctgctgcacatCCTGCAGCTGGCCCGGTCA ATAAGGGTCCCAGTTGCCCGAAAATCCCTTTTTCTAACTTTAGTTAAACATCCATTTGGCCTTCAAAGTGATCAATTGTGTGACCTTCAGGAGGACATCCGACTGGCCTTCCTCAACATCTCCAGGATCATGGACTGTGTGGGCTGCTTCAAGTGTCGCCTGTGGGGGAAACTGCAG ACTCAGGGATTAGGAACATCTCTAAGAATTTGTTTTCTGAGCGGCAAGCTTCCCACGTCCAACGTCCAGCGACCCAGCTTCCAGCTCAGTCGACAAGAGGTCGTCTCCCTGCTCAACACCTTTGGAAG GCTTTCTACAAGCATCAGAGAGCTGAAGAACTTCAGGTCGCTGttagcagaggagggatga